The Clostridia bacterium genome segment TTAAATTATATTAGTTGTCAATACGCTATATTGACAGCGGCGGGCAAGCGTGATAAAATAAAATCAATGAAAAGGTTCTGCAAAAGTTCAAAAAATCCAAAAGGCTTTACGCTGGTCGAAGTCCTCGTCGTCGTCGCGCTCATCGCGGTTCTTTCTTCGATCGTCGTCGTTTCTTTATCGGCGGTCGTAAAAAGTTCGCAAAAAAAAGCCGCGCAGGCCTCGCTGGAAAGCTATTGGCGCATCACTTCGATCTACGTCAATCAATGTAATTTAGGTTACGGTTCTTTTTCCAAAACCCAACTCAAAACGAGATTCCCGGCGAACGTTTTAAAGGAGCTATCCACAAATCCTTGCGTTAAGGGATCTTTGACGAAGGACGGAACGATTTATATCCAGCACAAAGAAAACCCGAAAAGCACGGTCGCAAAGTACAGTATCGTCAAGATCACCTTGCGTTCGGGCGGCAAGTTTTACTCGACGACGAACGGAATCAAAATGACCGGGCCGTTCGATTTATAACGCCCTCCGATCGAACGGACGAAAAACGACATAGAAAAAACGGCGAATCGATTCGCCGTTTTTTTTGATTTATATACTATCAATGCAGATTTTACGCCTCGGAAATTGCGTTTTTCCGCGAAACGAGATCAGACCGTGTAGATCGTCCTCATATATTCGTCGACGGAAGTAATGCCCTCTTTGATTTTGAGTCTGACGTTTTCATCCATAAAGATCATACCGGACTTTTGCGCGTATTCGCGAAGTTCTTCGGTCGTCGCGTTCTTGGTGATCAATTCGCGGAGAGTGACGTCCACCACCAAGACCTCGTGGATCGAAGTTCTGCCCTTATACCCCGTAAAGCTGCAGTTCGGGCAACCGACGGGACCGTAGCACTCTTTCAAAGTCGGATCTTTCAAAATATTCCGTTGCGCCTCGGTGACTTCGACCTTTTGCTTACATTTCGGGCAAAGCTTCCTGACAAGGCGCTGCGCGAGGACGCCGTTCAACGCGGCGGCGACGAGGTAAGGCGGAACGTCCATATCGATCAAACGGGCGATCGTGGAAACCGCATCGTTCGTGTGGAGCGTGGAAAGCACCAAGTGACCGGTGATAGCGGCGCGCATCGCGATATCGGCGGTTTCGTTATCACGAATCTCACCGATCATAACGACGTCCGGGTCCTGACGAAGGATGGAACGAAGCGCGGAAGCGAAGTCCAAACCGGCTTTATGGTTCGTTTGAACCTGATTGATCCCGAAGACCTTCTTTTCGACAGGGTCTTCGATCGTCGTGACGTTGACCGTCGGTTTGTTCAGGTCTTGGAGAACGGTGTAAAGGGTCGTGGATTTACCGCTACCGGTCGGACCCGTGACAAGGACGACGCCATTCGGCGCTTCGCAAACCCTCATAAACTTTTCGGCGTTCTCGGGAAGCATACCGAGGTCGGTCAGCTTAACATCCTGCCCCATCGCGGTGCCGAGCAAACGCAAAACGGCTTTTTCGCC includes the following:
- a CDS encoding prepilin-type N-terminal cleavage/methylation domain-containing protein, encoding MKRFCKSSKNPKGFTLVEVLVVVALIAVLSSIVVVSLSAVVKSSQKKAAQASLESYWRITSIYVNQCNLGYGSFSKTQLKTRFPANVLKELSTNPCVKGSLTKDGTIYIQHKENPKSTVAKYSIVKITLRSGGKFYSTTNGIKMTGPFDL
- the tadA gene encoding Flp pilus assembly complex ATPase component TadA, with protein sequence MSKLTLGQILLQKGFVKPQDLKQAREVQIANPQKSLAEILISLNVTSEINILSALAQRMNVPLIEGAIFVTDTDIIKLVPEKVARKHTIIPYKMDRNKLIVAMRDPSNMDAAEDIKMASGMDIGFVLATAPAINDAIEKYYANVTAQKMAEDISQQEAQEQAQNANNELDDRVDSAPIVKMLNTLVQQAFVTHASDIHIEPFRDTVIIRMRIDGALQEYMRITPSAHKSLITRIKILSNMNIAEKRIPLDGRFDYTFEGELIDIRVSTLPTTYGEKAVLRLLGTAMGQDVKLTDLGMLPENAEKFMRVCEAPNGVVLVTGPTGSGKSTTLYTVLQDLNKPTVNVTTIEDPVEKKVFGINQVQTNHKAGLDFASALRSILRQDPDVVMIGEIRDNETADIAMRAAITGHLVLSTLHTNDAVSTIARLIDMDVPPYLVAAALNGVLAQRLVRKLCPKCKQKVEVTEAQRNILKDPTLKECYGPVGCPNCSFTGYKGRTSIHEVLVVDVTLRELITKNATTEELREYAQKSGMIFMDENVRLKIKEGITSVDEYMRTIYTV